The genomic stretch ttcggtacggggctttcggagtttctaagctaaagctaaagtcttaacaagctgctttgctccttctgcctctgtctcagcacgcagcattgtcccacccacacaaccatctgattggtacacagaaagcgctaacagccaatcagcagtgcgtattcagagcgttagcagccaatcagaagtgcgtattcatagcgcatgtagtcagcgcttcagcgtcgagcagataggtgtttagcaggtgagcatcaggcagcggactctccccaaatgataataaacacctcccagtcaactactagtaacatcactatgagcccgttgaccttctagaaatataaactgcagctcagctcactcgcagtcctggcttgaggtgaaggctaattacctctcagttccagccacaccgaccccttctgagcgtctattttcagctgctgggaatattgtaaacaagaaaagaagcagcctcacccagagcatgtagacatgctaacctttcttcattacaactgttagtcactcactggaatgagtagaattggttattgtgtactgtgttggactggatgtttattctgcacattttaaaagcaatacttaatgtttacagtgctccagaatatttagattagcacttttttgtattggatgtttatccaattattataatttattatatgcacattttagcaaataagcaatactttcacttttgttgaaatgtttacactgttgttacaaaaatgcacttttttgtattggacgtttatctttatttttgcacattttaaagcaaaagaaGCAATACttctacttttgaaatgcttatactattgcagaatattaagatttgcactggatgtttacttttatatttgcacattaaaatcaaataaggtacttttaattttgttaaatgttaaaagttttaaatgtttacattgttacagaatattttgtcacgttgttgtcaatgttgactgactggccatacttcttttttttttgtaaataaaagccatgccttttgaaaaaaactggcctacatttattttttcatcttcattttaaataaaaaaaataatcggtaaaaggaaaaataatctatagattaatcgaaaaaaataatctatactgatatagattaatcgatagaaaaataatcgttagctgcagccttagtctcacaatcaaacacttttatgttaaaatactgaacagatgtttattgggataaggtaaacatctgttcagtattttgtttgattgtgaggcattaaaagccacaaaatgcaacgggtccatcagacccacaaacgctggctgagtaacaccaataagaacattacacaagggttaaaggggCTCAGATGTTTGTAACTTGCTCTCAGTTACACTtttcaaacatgcattttttatttgCTTGTTCTTTCTTACCTCCAATCCTCTGCgcgttgatgtagacatgtggtccagtcttctcttcacatctcttactcttccccaacatctcttctttcacatcattattttctttacacaagcgcttgttttgctcttccactttcttcatttgacttttgcattctttcatctcctctgatgtgaactccactgccttcttcaagctaacaatcatggcggctctttctttacattcttcaacatatTCGGCTAATTTCTCATCAACGCTCTTTTCAGGGCTTACGATAGTCTCCAAAATTACGTTGTTGGAAACTTTAACTCGCTCAACTTTATCtccatctttcgtctttatctccgttggtgatttgctggaagttggtggcgctgattctctttcatgttctcttttagcggacgtcgccatcttagcatggcagtagtcgtccatcttctatcacgtcttcaatcttcacttcaggtaACACTCCACCGCTGCAAACTCAACCTGCGTTCCGTGGTCTTCAAAAAGACGAATCGTTGAGAATATATATGGCGGGTGGATCGTAGAAACGTATTTCGGACGCCGCAGTCGCCCAGTCCGCCATCTTGTTGCCCGCCAAAGTAGTCCGTCCGTTTGCGCATGCGCCAAAATCAGCACATTCCGCTTCCTACTTTACGGAagtatttttcaaaatataaGCATTTTAATACTTGTTTTTAAAACAACGGAGTGCCTATGTTACATACCtttgtaaataaaatattattttatttggtgTGCTGTAATTATTTCGTCATTCTATTTGCACTAcaacgggggtgtccaaactttttccaccaagggccgcatactgaaaaatcaaatCATGCAAaggttattttatatttttattttgtaaaatataaaatgctaaaaaaaaacacatatacttTGTGTCTAAAGACAATAATTTATGTCTGTTTTGTGGGCAACGAAACGGATTATTAGTTATTGGTCTCAAAATATGGTTTATTATTCAACTTTCTGTATGAATGCTCCAAAGTTCTTATTATTCTTTTTCTTCAGCTTTTggagcgctctaccttccacatttttcatccgattcaaaccgttcctacTTCAAACTGTCCCACACAGCAAAAAGACTCCACGGCGGATCCACCGcggaggtatcgcgctttccggaacggaccCGTATCGGCGTCCACTTGCTCTCAGGAACGGATCCGCCACGGAGGCGGGTCGCGGACCCCCCGTGGCTCCGAGCTGGATCCGCTCCGCATCCATGATCAAAACCTAACCTCTGCGGTAGGTGCGCCGCAGACCAGCAActgactcataaaaaccctggctcatctggcccgGGTCCATTTTGGACCCGTTTATCtcattttcaaaatcccttctgttcttgctgtaggataaaataggaaactaacaCTATCACTATaggccctactacagcaatataggcttcaatatgcattgccttgtatctttaaactaacaatattgtcaataggcagagaGAGAAAagggtcaattcactctataaagtaaatatataatatataaatatatatacaaatattaaatatagtaaatataaatatttcatctattaggctacaacttcaacgAAATGCTGCTCtgtgcacagctaacatatcagaaaatgaataactggtgaatggcAAGAAGTTCAATAAAAGGTTAATTGTTTATTGATAAATTTCTATTCCTCCTGATCTGTCTGTGGAGGCGGGactccaccaggaccaatcctattgttcacgtgctactaaattgtgtgccatctcatgtgtatcgtgtgctgctatgacaataaacttccatgaatcctgttAAACACCAGCAagttagtaatatggtttcacataaaaatgttggtgaaactgctcatttctacctagcgataggtatgtttatacagtaacctgctcacataagtcagattacagcaggggtgtcaaactaattttagctcaggagccgcatggaggaaaatatatttccacgggtaaaatcatggcatgataacttaaaaatacaacatgacaaagtcaaagagtaaaagttggcagtttgttatgcaaacagttacccagcatcacttatgcgtcaacgtcagttttgatacatctcaactttgcagtgaaaaagggtgtagtgcaggtttttgagcgtgggcaaacttgacacatgaggccccaggtccctggactgaagaaggagcaaccaagcacttgaagcatcatctatcttactgttcaggaaggtttcagatacagagaaaaCATGGGATCATGAGTGGATAAtattatgctccaaataatccaagtttgtatgaatacctcagatatttgtgaaagaagcagtgaggaggtcctgggtagggtggatgtcaccacatatgagcaacataccccaaactaaacagctaattggttattttcccttgtgtgttcttatgtgttttactgcgtctgtattatgtgtgaaccttttacagcacactgaacaactaaatggtttttctccagcgtgtgttctcatgtgtcgccacAAAGAGCCGTTATGaggaaagcttttaccacaaactgaacaattaaatggtcttagtccagtgtgttgtcatgtgttgagtcaaattgtacttaacagaaaagcctttgccacaaattgaacaagtaaagggtttttcacctgtgtgtgttctcatgtgttcagtcaaattgcACTTAACAGAaaaacttttgccacaaactgaacaattaaatgttttttcacctgtgtgtgttctcatgtgttgagccaacttgctattttgagaaaagctgttgccacaaactgaacaattaaagggtttttcacctgtgtgtgttctcatgtgtttagtcaaatagctattttgagaaaagcttttgtcacaaactgaacaattaaatggtttttcacctgtgtgtgttctcatgtgcttaGTCAAATtgctatttcgagaaaagcttacaccacaaactgaacaactaaatgttttttcacctgtgtgtgttctcatgtgttcagtcaaaccataatttcgagaaaag from Entelurus aequoreus isolate RoL-2023_Sb linkage group LG17, RoL_Eaeq_v1.1, whole genome shotgun sequence encodes the following:
- the LOC133632349 gene encoding gastrula zinc finger protein XlCGF71.1-like; this translates as MRTHTDNKHSECSTKKRGKTCLSCSVCAESFTKKSRLTQHMRTHTGEKPFSCSVCGKSFSRNYGLTEHMRTHTGEKTFSCSVCGVSFSRNSNLTKHMRTHTGEKPFNCSVCDKSFSQNSYLTKHMRTHTGEKPFNCSVCGNSFSQNSKLAQHMRTHTGEKTFNCSVCGKSFSVKCNLTEHMRTHTGEKPFTCSICGKGFSVKYNLTQHMTTHWTKTI